One genomic window of Numida meleagris isolate 19003 breed g44 Domestic line chromosome 1, NumMel1.0, whole genome shotgun sequence includes the following:
- the MSL3 gene encoding LOW QUALITY PROTEIN: male-specific lethal 3 homolog (The sequence of the model RefSeq protein was modified relative to this genomic sequence to represent the inferred CDS: inserted 1 base in 1 codon) — MTSRGMKFKFHXGERVLCFEPDPTKAKVLYDAKIVDIIVGKDEKGRKIPEYLIHFNGWNRSWDRWAAEDHVLRDTDENRRLQRKLARKAVARMRRKGRKKRRCRLPGVDSVLKSLPAEENDHNSEKTVSSSSDDSDEGTDEEIKSEESDIEERTEMKEDQDTHSKREMEERAINIEIPEVLKKKLEEDCYYINRRKRLVKLPCQTNIITILESYVKHFAINAAFSANERSRHHQMTPHANMNLHYVPPEKNVELCKEMVDGLRITFDFTLPLILLYPYEQAQFKKVTSSKFFLPIKENSTNTNRNQEELSPSPPLLNPPTPQSTDSQPATAEPATPKRRKAEPEILQSLRRSTRHTSNCDRLSESSASPQPKRRHLETPTSMPKLFLHLEKKTPVHSGSSSPITLTPSKEGSAVFTGFEGRRNNELNEVLSWKLMPENYPPSDQPPPPSYIYGSQHLLRMFVKLPEILGKMCFPDKNLKALVKHFEMFLRFLAEYHDDFFPESAYVAACEAYYSTKNPRAIY; from the exons ATGACCTCGCGGGGAATGAAATTTAAGTTCC CGGGGGAGAGAGTTCTCTGCTTCGAGCCCGACCCCACCAAGGCCAAAGTGCTCTATGATGCCAAG ATTGTTGATATTATTGTTGGTAAAgatgagaaaggcagaaagattCCAGAATATCTAATCCATTTTAACGGTTGGAACAGAAG CTGGGATAGATGGGCAGCTGAAGATCATGTCCTTCGTGATACTGACGAAAATCGCAGATTACAGCGTAAATTGGCGCGGAAGGCTGTGGCTCGCAT gagaagaaaaggaagaaagaagagacgTTGCAGGTTGCCTGGCGTTGACTCTGTTTTAAAAAGCCTTCCTGCTGAGGAAAATGACCATAATAGTGAAAAAA CTGTAAGTAGTTCTTCTGATGACAGTGATGAAggaacagatgaagaaataaaaagtgaagaaaGTGACATAGAAGAGAGGACAGAAATG AAAGAAGATCAAGACACTCATTCAAAAAGGGAGATGGAAGAAAGAGCAATAAACATAGAAATTCCTGAAGTCTTGAAAAAGAAGCTTGAAGAAGACTGTTACTATATTAATAGAAGAAAACGG ctagTGAAGCTTCCTTGCCAGACAAACATTATAACCATCCTGGAGTCATATGTGAAACATTTTGCTATTAATGCTGCATTTTCAGCCAATGAGAGGTCTCGGCACCATCAGATGACTCCACATGCTAATATGAATCTTCATTATGTGCCACCAGAGAAGAA tGTTGAGCTGTGTAAGGAGATGGTGGATGGGCTGAGAATAACCTTTGACTTTACACTTCCACTGATTTTGCTCTATCCTTATGAGCAAGCTCAATTTAAGAAGGTGACTTCAtcaaaattctttcttcctatCAAAGAGAACTCAACAAATACTAACAG AAATCAGGAGGAGCTTTCTCCAAGCCCTCCTCTACTGAATCCACCGACGCCTCAGTCAACGGACAGCCAGCCTGCGACAGCGGAGCCAGCCACACCAAAAAGGCGGAAGGCTGAACCTGAAATTCTGCAGTCGCTGAGACGTTCTACACGGCATACCTCTAACTGTGACAGGCTGTCAGAAAGTAGTGCTTCCCCACAACCTAAGCGGCGGCATCTTGAGACCCCAACTTCGATGCCAAAGCTCTTCTTGCACCTGGAGAAAA aaaCCCCTGTTCATAGTGGATCATCTTCACCTATAACTCTGACTCCTAGCAAGGAGGGGAGCGCAGTTTTTACCGGCTTTGAAGGCAGAAGAAACAATGAATTGAATGAG GTTTTGTCCTGGAAACTGATGCCAGAGAATTATCCACCAAGTGATCAACCACCACCTCCGTCATACATTTATGGATCTCAACATCTGCTACGCATGTTTG tAAAGCTACCAGAAATACTGGGGAAGATGTGCTTTCCTGACAAAAACCTCAAGGCTTTAGTAAAACACTTCGAAATGTTCCTAAG GTTTTTAGCCGAATACCATGATGATTTCTTCCCAGAATCTGCTTACGTAGCTGCATGTGAAGCATACTACAGTACTAAAAATCCCCGGGCAATCTACTGA